The genomic window TCAGCCGCTTCCTGCCAGCCCATATACTCCAGCATCATCACCCCAGAGAGAATCAGGGAACCTGGATTAACCCGGTCCAGACCAGCATGCTTGGGGGCTGTGCCATGGGTGGCCTCAAAAATGGCACAGTTGTCTCCAATGTTAGCCCCTGGTCCCATTCCCAGACCTCCCACGATCGCTGCCGCCGCATCAGACAGATAATCCCCATTCAGGTTCATTGTTGCCAGGATGGAGTACTCATCCGGACGGGTCTGGATCTGCTGAAAGATGCTATCTGCAATGCGATCGTTGACCATGATCTTATCTTTCCACTGGCCATTCCCGTGGGTTTCCCAGATTGTGTTCAGGACGGATTCAACCTCCTGGCAAATCTGGGCCTGCTTTTCTGGCGTCAATGCATCATAACCCGGTTCAATCTTACGGGCATTCTCGGCAATCGCCAGATCGGGGGTGCGCTCCCGATTACTGAGAATCCAGGATTCACGCTCGGTCACACATTCCTCCCGAAATTCAGTGGTCGCCAGTTCATACCCCCAATCCCGGAATGCCCCTTCTGTGTACTTCATGATGTTCCCCTTATGGACCAGGGTCACCATTTGCTTGGCTGGCGGCAGCCGCAGGGCATGGCGAATCGCCCGCCGCACCAAGCGCTGCGATCCTGTTTTACTGATCGGCTTAATTCCAATCCCAGAGTCCAGAGGGATCTGTTTTTTCCCGTGCTCTGGAGTCCCTGGAATCAGATCGGTGTTCAGGAGTTGAATTAACCGATCGGCAATCGCACTCCCTTGCTTCCATTCAATCCCCAGGTAAATATCCTCGGTATTCTCCCGGTAAATAATCACATCTAATTTTTCAGGATACCGATGGGGAGAGGGCGTCCCGTCATAGTACTTGCAGGGACGCACACAGGCATAAAGGTCATGAATCTGACGCAGGGCAACATTGAGAGAGCGAATCCCACCTCCGATCGGAGTGGTCAATGGCCCTTTAATCGCAACGCCATACTCCCGAATCGCCGTCAGGGTATCCTCTGGCAAATATTGATAAGTCCCATATTGTTCACAGGCTTCATCTCCGGCATACACTTTGAACCAGTTAATCTGCCGTTGCCCGCCATAGGCTGCCTGCACAGCCGCATCAAACACTCTTTGAGAGGCAGGCCAGAGGTCGATCCCCGTACCATCCCCTCGAATGTAGGGAACAATCGGATGATCAGGAACGATCGGTTCCCCATCCTTAAAGGTGATGCGGTCTCCCATAGCAGGGGGGGTGATTTTTTCGTACATACAATTACCAGTCTTTACTGAAAAAAAGTTACACGAACGGGGATACAAATCGAAAGAATCAGGGGTTCCCCGGTTTCTCTGTTTTCAGGGAATTCGCAAAATCATTATCAATCCCGCGCAAAAATTATTTGAAACTTCAGGATTTTACAGCCGTTTTAAGCGGATATAAGGTATAGGCACCGAGAAGATCGGATTCCTTTCCGGAAGGAATCCTCCTCCCAATTCCTCGACCTCAACCCAACAAAATGAGCTGTGGTGACCATCAATTTGTACCCGCAGCATTCAATGATTGATAG from Leptolyngbya sp. 'hensonii' includes these protein-coding regions:
- a CDS encoding NADP-dependent isocitrate dehydrogenase, producing MYEKITPPAMGDRITFKDGEPIVPDHPIVPYIRGDGTGIDLWPASQRVFDAAVQAAYGGQRQINWFKVYAGDEACEQYGTYQYLPEDTLTAIREYGVAIKGPLTTPIGGGIRSLNVALRQIHDLYACVRPCKYYDGTPSPHRYPEKLDVIIYRENTEDIYLGIEWKQGSAIADRLIQLLNTDLIPGTPEHGKKQIPLDSGIGIKPISKTGSQRLVRRAIRHALRLPPAKQMVTLVHKGNIMKYTEGAFRDWGYELATTEFREECVTERESWILSNRERTPDLAIAENARKIEPGYDALTPEKQAQICQEVESVLNTIWETHGNGQWKDKIMVNDRIADSIFQQIQTRPDEYSILATMNLNGDYLSDAAAAIVGGLGMGPGANIGDNCAIFEATHGTAPKHAGLDRVNPGSLILSGVMMLEYMGWQEAADLIKKGLGAAIANREVTYDLARLMEPPVEPPLKCSEFADAIIRYFGA